The Blautia pseudococcoides genome segment AATGCTTCGCTCGACTTGCATGTGTTAAGCACGCCGCCAGCGTTCATCCTGAGCCAGGATCAAACTCTCTGATAAAGTGTTTGTCCAGGAACAGAATTAACTTTGGCTAATTCTGGCCTATCAAGCTCTGCTTGATAGGATATCCCTTTTACTGTTTTGGTTCGTTAGAACCGTTCGTTTGTTACTAATGAATGTAAAAGAATTTTCGATTCATGTGTTTCACTGTTCAGTTATCAAGGTTCCTGTCAGTTTTTGACAGCTTTGATATTTTATCATATCTCTTTTTGCTTGTCAAGAACTTTTTTGATTTTTTCTTAACTTTTTTCAGGTAATTGTTATAAAAAATCTTTTTTCTGAAAACTATTATTTTCAGCGTTTGTTGTCGTTTTCTTTTGCGACAGCTATAATAGATTATCACATCTTTCGCTGTCTGTCAACAACTTTTTTGATTTTTCTCAAAATCATTAACTTTCTGTCTCAACGGCAACTTTGATAGAATATCATGACTTCCATCTATTGTCAACACTTTTTTACTTTTATTTCTAAAACCAGTAAAAAATAGCTACCAGAACTCGCCGATAGGTTTTTATAATAGCATTCTCTGCCAAATATGTCAATAACTAAACAGCAATTTTTTCAGGTATTTACCATCTTTTTCCATACCCGCTTACAATACACCTTATTTCGTCAAAAAGAGACTCCATTTCCCTGTTATCACCTGCCTGTCAACGTGTGTTTGGAAATTCATTCCCACAATCTGAGTACTATATTTTCGTCAGTATTGACAGCCGCCAAAACAAGCTTTGCCCTGGCTCGTTTCCCACGGAAATAAACGGGGATTCCGGCTGCATCTGCGCGCCAAAATCCCCGTCTACCGGTCTGTAAAAGTGCTGAACCGTTATCTTTATTTTTCAATCACTAATGCTTCATACGGCCTCAGCCTGATACTGGAAGCAGCTTCCTGGCCCTTATAGTTACCAACAAGCACCTTTTTACCTGCGAATTCATCCGGCATACTGAAGACAGTCTCTTCCTCTGTAAAATTGCAGATAACCAGAAGTTTTTCGTTGTCCAGACTGCGTGTATACACAAAAAGCTTTTCATCTTCCGGCATAAGAAGTTCATAATGTCCATAAACGATAATTTCTTTTTCTTTTCTAAGACGAATCAGTTCTTTATAATAGGAGAATACAGAATCCTCACGTTTTACCTGCTCCTCTGCATTAATGTCCTCATAATTAGGATTCACCCTCATCCATGGGGTTCCTGTAGAGAAACCGGCATTTTTGCCCCCATTCCACTGCATTGGTGTTCTGGAGTTATCCCTGCTCTTATAACGCAGATAGCGCATCATGGTTTCCCCGTCTATTTTTCCGCTGTCCACATATTCGTGATACGCGTTAATACTCTCGATATCACAGAAATCATCTACAGTATTAAATTCCATGTTTGTCATACCCAGTTCCTCGCCCTGGTACACATATGGGGTACCCTGCATCATATGCAGACAGGTAGCCAGCATTTTTGCTGAAACCTCCCGGTATCTCACACTGTCATTTCCAAATCTGGAAACGACTCTGGGCTGGTCATGGTTTGTCCAATAAAGGCTGTTCCAGGCTGTTCCTTCCAGCTCATTCTGCCATTTTGAAAGATTCGCCTTCAAGTCTGTGAGCTTTACCTTTCTGTCACTCCATTTTGAAAATTCACCGCCGTCCAGTCCCATATGTTCAAACTGGAATACCATATTCAACTCTGTCCCCTTCTCAGAGGCATACCTCTTAGCTTCCCGGATGGTAACGCCGGCACATTCACCGACGGTGAGCAGGTCGTACTTTGACAACACTCTCCGATTCATTTCCTGGAGATATTCATGGACATGAGGCCCGTTCTGCACATACGGAGACGCATCCCCATGAAGTCCGTCACGCACTTCACCGTCGGGAAGTCCCTCCGCCTTGGAAATCATGCTGATCACGTCCATGCGGAAACCGTCAATCCCCTTCTCACACCACCAGTTCATCATGGAAAATACTTCATCCCGTACTTTGGAATTCTCCCAGTTCAGATCAGGCTGTTTTTTGGAGAACATATGTAAATAGTACATATCTGTATTTCCGTCGTACTCCCAAGCGGGACCATTGAAAACAGAACCCCAGTTATTCGGCTCTCTGCCGTCTTTTCCCTCACGCCAGATATAATAATCACGATATGGGTTATCTTTGGATTTTTTACTCTCCATGAACCATGCGTGTTCATCGGAAGTATGATTTACCACCAGGTCCATGACAATTTTGATCCCCCTGGCGTGAGCCTCCCCCAGCATTCTGTCAAAGTCCTCCATAGTACCGAACTCTTTCATGATCGCCTGATAATCGCTGATATCATAGCCATTGTCATCGTTGGGTGACTGGTAAACCGGGGAGAGCCAGATAACATTGATCCCCAGTTCCTGTAAATAATCCAGTTTGCTTGTGATACCGTTAATATCCCCCATTCCGTCCCCGTTGCTGTCACAGAAACTTCTGGGATATACCTGATAAACTACACTCTCTTTCCACCATGCTTTTCTCATAATTATTCTCCTTTTTTATGCTTTCACCGCACCGTTGGTAACACCGCTGATAACCTGTTTCTGCGCAAACAGATAGAATATCACAATAGGCAGAAGGGCCAGCAGGTATGACGCAAAGGCCAGGCTGTAATCAGTTGCAAACTCCCCTTTGAACACATACTGTGCAAGCTGCAGGGTCTGGTTCTTCTGGTCACTGATGATGACCAGGGGCATGGTAAAGTCATTCCAGCACCATAAGAAAGTCAGAATTGCCACTGTGGCATTCATGGGCTTCAGGGTTGGGAAAATGACCTTGTAAAACATCTGGAAGGTATTGGCTCCGTCAATGGTTGCCGCCTCATCAAGTGCTGTGGGAATGGACTTAACATAGCCGGAATACAAAAATATATTCATAGGAAGACCCATGACAATATAAAGTATGATCAGTCCCGGTACATTATCCATGTGGAAAAAGCTCACCTGTTTTACCAGTGGCAGCATGATAATGTTAAATGGGATAAACATAGCGCTGATCAAAAAATAATAGATAAAATCATACAGCTTCTTTCCCCTGTTTCTTGTAATGGCAAATGCCATAAAGGAGTTGGTCACAATGGTTCCCGCAACAGATACCACGGTGATGATCAGCGTATTTCTGAATGTAACGAAAAAATTCGTCTTTTCAATAGCAGTCAGAAAGTTCTCAAAATGCAGTTTGTTGGGAAATGCCAGCACGGACTGCGCGATCTGCTCCGGTGTCTTCAGGGCGATCACCACGGTGATATATAGCGGAAATAAAATAGTAACCGCCGCAAGCGCAAACAGAACCACTGTAAGTACGGTATTGTTTTTCTTGTTCTTCAACATATCCTACGCCTCCCTTTTCTCTAAAACTCTTGTCTGGAACAGTGAAATCACAGCTATGACAATGAAGAAGATCACTGCATTGGCTGACTGGTATGCATACTGGGCACCGGAAAATCCCTGTTTGTAAATGAGTACGGATATGGACTGTGTGGAAGTGCCCGGACCGCCGTTTGTCATGGCTATGATCTGGTCAAATACCATGAGGAAGTTCTTCACACAGAGCACCATATTGATGGTAAAAAACGGTGCGATCAGCGGGAATGTCATCTTCCAGAAAGTCGTCCATCTACCAGCTCCGTCGATACTGCTGGCCTCATAGATATCGGTATCCACAGTCTGCAGGCCTGACATATAAATAATAGTATTAAAGGCTACTGCCTGCCATACTCCCACTACCAGAATACCAATCCAGGCCAAATTCTCCTGCCCCAAAATATTAGTGCTTAAAAAACCAATTCCCATTTTCTGTCCCAGGTCAGGCAGTACATTGGAAAAAATAAAGTTGAACACAAAGCTGACGATCAGTGCACTCAGCATATAAGGCAGGAAATAGACGGCCTTCAGTGCATTTTTGCATTTGATCTTTGCGTTGAGCGCAAGTGCCAGCAAAAGGCTTATGACATTGACCAGTATGGTGGCACAGATTGCATATTTAAATGTGAACTTGTAGGCATCTCCGATCGCCTCATCGCCCCACAGTTTCAGATAGTTAGTAAGACCCACAAAATCCCAGGTTCCGTATCCCTTCCAGTCTGTAAAGCTGTAGAAGATCCCTTTTAAAAAGGAAAATGTGTGAAAGGTGAAAAACAGTACCAGCATTGGTATGATGATCACCATATAAGCTCTGTTCTTTTTCATGATTCATCCCCCTAAAAACTGTTGTATTTGTCGTATTCTTTATCCAGTTTCTTTAAAAATCCTTCCACATCCCCCTGTTTGCTCACAAAGGTCTGCAGGGTCACTGTGAAATCAAAGCCCGTGGGATAATAATGGTCTGCAAAGTCCCCGATATTTCCCTGGGCAAACTTATCTGCAACACCTGCCACACTGACATTATCCTGCACCACAGTATCCACAGACGGGAACGCAAACTGGTCTTCTATATATGCCTTTACCTTTTCATCCCGGAAGATAAAGCTTATAAAATCCTTTGCCAGTTCCTCCTCTTTGGTGTCTTTATATATGGTGGGCATCACATCAATACCTGAAATGATGGCATTTTTATTTTCATCGTTGGTCACCGGCAGGGCAAACATATCAAGATTCACTTCAGGATTTGCTTTCTGAATATTGGGTATCGCCCAGTTTCCCTGGAACATCATGGCTGCCTTGCCGTTGGCAAAGTCAATATTTCCGTCATCGTATCCTTTTCCAAGAAGGTCCTCCTGGCCATACTGGATGAGTGTAAGAATCTTTTCCGCTGCCTCCTCATGGGTACCCAGGAAAGTGGTCTTCCCCTCTCTTCTGTCAAGGAAAAAGTCCATTCCGGCCAGGTCATATGTCATCGGGATCCAAAGCGGCCCGCCTGTCCAGGAATCCTTCAAAGTGAAATAAAAGGGCTGTATCCCAGCGTTTTTCAGTTTCTCACACACATCCATCAATTCATCCCAGGTCCCGGGGATCTCAAGCCCCTGTTCCTTAAAGATATCCACATTGTAGATGATACCCTCTGCATTTGTGGCGTAAGGCAGGCCGTAGAGCTTCTCCTCCTGATCAGGATTCAGGTTGTAAACCTGCTCTTTGTAGGCTTCCTTAATCCTGTCAGCCTCCTCCATATCACTTAAATCCATAAGGATTTCCGCCTCGGACATATCCCGGAAGGTCATATCCCCTCCCATAAAAATAATATCCGGCACACGGTTCTTGGTCAATTTAGTCCTAAGCACGGTGGAAGCATCCGGCGGAGAGTTAAATTCAATGGTCACATCAGGATTCGCCTGTGTGTATTCATCAATAAAAGACTGTAGGATTGCCTGGTTCTCCATCTTTGTAGAAAAAATCTCCAGGTGGTTTTCTTCCTTTTTCCCGCAGCCTGTCATCAGCAGTGCACAGCCAGCAAGAGCTGCAGCGGCTAACAATCTGTTTTTCATATGTTTCTCCTTTCACTCAGCAAAAACAAAAGACGTTTTGCGCAAAACCTTTTCTATCTGTCACAAATTATAGCAACAAGATAGAATCTGCACAATAGGTTTTGCGCAAAACGTCTTTTTATACAACAAGCACTTGTCTTTTTTGTAGAAATTTACTACAATCTTTTTCGTTTGACCGAATCCCGAATCACCACTTCTACGGGAAGCCTCTCTTGTCCTTTGAATTCCTCCCCCTGAATGAGACTTGTCAGTCTTTTCACGGCCTCCTGCCCTTTCTTCATGATATTCTGGCGGACTGTGGTAATCTCCGGTCTGCAGATCTCCGCATAGGGACTGTCATCAAATCCGGCCACAGACACATCCCCGGGAATCTCAATCCCCTTATCCTGCAGAAAATGAATAGCCTCCAAAGCGTAAAAGTCTGAAGCAAAAAAGAGCACGTCACGGCTCTTCAGCTCCTCCAGATTATCCTCCAGCCATGCCTTCCGCAGCTCCCTGTTCTCCGGCATGATCTTTCGCCCTGCCAACGCACCTTTCGCTCCGTATTCCCCTACAGCTCTCTGTACGCCCAGCCACCGCTCATGGTCCACGCCCACGTCATTGTCCGCAAGGAAGAGGATATCTTTATGCCCCTCCTCCGCCAGGAACCTTCCCATTGCATAGCCGCCCTCAAAATCCTGCAGACCGATATTGGCAACCTTTTTTTCTCCATAATAATTGTCAATGCTCACAAGGGGAATCTGACATTTCTCACTCAGTTCCAGGTTTTCCTCTGAGGACAGCCCAAGAGTGATAAGCCCTTCCACTTTCCAGGTAGCCGCCAGTTTCCAGCTCTCCTCCTGGGAATTTGCCAGGTGGAAAAGCATATAATAATTTTGTCTGTAAATCTCCAGTTCCAGAGAGTTGAGTATAACACTGGTGAACGGGTCTGAGGCAATGCTCCTGCGCTTCCCCTCTCTCTCCCCGATCAGCACACCGATCAGCCTGGAACGGTTTTCTGCCAGCATCAGGGCACTCATACTTGGAATGTACTGGTTCTTTTCCAGAATCCTCTGGATCTTGTCAATATTGGCCTTGGAGACCTTCTTCGTATTTCCATGAATAACATTAGAGACAGTGGTTGGACTTACCCCGGCCTCTCTTGCGATATCTTTTATCCTAACCATATGTAAAATTCCTTATACCCTTCCAGTAATTCTATATTTTCATAAATCCTGACACGAATTTGAGAAGCAGATTGGAATCATAGAGCCACTTTGTAATGTGATTCTCCTTTGCCATCTCCACAGCCGTTCTTCCCCAGTCTGTACTCCAGAACAGAGTAATGACAAGAAAAAACACCCAGACAATGAGCAGTCCCTGAATGCATCCTGCAGCAGCTCCCCCGGTCCGGTTCAGCAGACTCAGCACCGGCAGACTGAAGATACTGTCAAGGGCCGCCACCGCAAACTGCAGAATCAGGGAAATCACAAAAAATGTCACCAAGAATGACAGACTGTTGACGATCATGTGGGCAATAGAGGAGGACAAATATCCGGCAAAAACATCCGCCAGAGAACTTCCGTAGGACTCCCCGCTCTCCTTCAAAATACTTTTCATACTCTCCGGAAGCGGCAGCTTTTCAATGAACACTGTCTGGTCCTGCTCTCCCAGTTCTCCCTCCAGCCCAGCGGCTATGGATTCACTGCATTTTTCCTCGATCGTATCATAGATTGGCGTTTTCTCCTCCACAAAATCAACTACATAGGGGTTCAAAAAATAGACCAGCACTATGCTCACAAGGATAGAGAACATAGCCGCAACGGTCCGGATAAACCCTCTGCGTATACCATTCATAATACATAACACAAATACGGCAAGTACAATAATATTAAGCCAATTCATAATTTTCTCCTGTGTTGAAACCATGTAACTGTGAAGGTACTGAACAGTTACAAATCCATCAGATAAACGAAGCTGCCGCATATACGCCGGCAGCTCCCACATCACTTTATCTATTTTAATTTAATTGTCTTGATACCATTCTCAGACACCAGAATATACCGGTTGGAATCCATTTTAAAAATATCTTTAATAACACCTTCGTCCATATTTCCATTGAACTTCTCAATTCCGCTCATGGAGTACATGGACACCTGGCTGTCATTGTTCATAATGATCATATCATCACTGATACGAATATTTTTATATTCCATATTAAAACTGCGGCTGAATTTTTCTTTTCCGGAAAGGTCATAAACTGTCATTGTGTACTTCTCATCCTTTCCGCCGCTTTTAAAGACAAGCCCCACATATTTTTCATTATAAAATGTGCTGACTATGTCTGTCTTTATTTCTTTTTTGGTCTTCTCCTTTGGCACGCTGCTTCCCTCATATATGGAGAATCCATCATCCCTGAAAGCCGCAGAAACATTGCCGTCCAGATATACCACCTGCGGAACCACTACACCCTCATATGTAAATCCGGCAACTATATTGTCAATCTCGCCCTGCCCTTCATCCCCAAAATTATAAAAGGCCACATAACTGGTTGTCTGCCCATCCTCCACATAGAGATAGGAGATCATGATCAGCTTTCCGTCGGGGGAAACTGCCAAATCCACCGGATATCCGGGGCTGTCTATTCTAGTCTGGTTTTCTGCGATCAGACTGCCGTCCGTGGCGTAGAAATCAATCCATGTCTTCTCTCCGTCCTGGAGAATGGCTGCCACGACACCACTTTTTGCTACCCTTGCCTTGAGGATCGGCATACTGGTCTCCACAGCGCCCACGGGGGCTTCTTTCTTAAAAATATACATCAGTGTGCCTTCCTTGTCAGCCACCACTGCTGTCTCGTCCCGGACATCTGCCACAGGGTTTGTCATCTCATAACTCTGTTTCCAGACTGTCTCCTGCTTCTGGTCCAGCAGCGACGCGCCGTCTGAGGCGTACTTGAGTACACAATCCCCAAGCTGGACATAACCGGCTGACTGCACATCCTCATTCTTGGCTGAGGACTGTACGGAATACTTGTGATAAGTCCTGCGCTGGATCACCACCACCGCCATAATGATGACAGCTATGACCACCAGGGCAGCCACCAGTATGCGCTTTAGCTGCTGTCGTCTGCGTCTGTGGGACTTTCTTTTATGGCCGGAGGCGGGTCCGGCTTTTTTAGAACTGCTCATATTTTCTCTTTTCTCGTTTGTCTTATTGTCTTCCATTCACTCTTCCTTATCGAATCTGTAACTGTTTTTGGCTATTATAGCACAAAATTCTACGGGAGTAAAATTTTTTGTCCCGGGAAAATAAAATCTTCCGGTGACAGGCCGTTTAAAGCACAGATATCTTTAATTTTGGAGCTGCTTCCATAATATCTCATACTGATACTTGTGATGGTGTCGCCCTCGTGAATGGTGTAAGACTGGTGCGTGGAGCCTGCTGCCTGGCTGGAATCCTCATCATCGCCGTCCTTCTGTTCTTTCTCACCGTCTGTACTGCCTTTGCTGTCAGACTGGGTGTCTGGTTTGGTATCTGGTTTGGATGTGTCCTTGTCGCCGGCATCCGCCTTTTCGTCTGCGGCGCTTTCATCCTGCCTGTTTCCATCCTCTGTCCCTGTCTGATCTTCCGGATTTTTCCGGCCGTCAGAAGCGGCATCCGCGGCATCGGCCGTATTATCTGCTGCCTCCGTATCTCCGCCGCTTTTTTCGGCATCTGTGCCTGCAGCATTGTGGTCCGCCCCGTCCTGACTGTCCTCTTTCTGATTCTCAGATACCAGGCCATTGACCGGCTTAGTCT includes the following:
- a CDS encoding carbohydrate ABC transporter permease, translating into MLKNKKNNTVLTVVLFALAAVTILFPLYITVVIALKTPEQIAQSVLAFPNKLHFENFLTAIEKTNFFVTFRNTLIITVVSVAGTIVTNSFMAFAITRNRGKKLYDFIYYFLISAMFIPFNIIMLPLVKQVSFFHMDNVPGLIILYIVMGLPMNIFLYSGYVKSIPTALDEAATIDGANTFQMFYKVIFPTLKPMNATVAILTFLWCWNDFTMPLVIISDQKNQTLQLAQYVFKGEFATDYSLAFASYLLALLPIVIFYLFAQKQVISGVTNGAVKA
- a CDS encoding glycoside hydrolase family 13 protein — protein: MRKAWWKESVVYQVYPRSFCDSNGDGMGDINGITSKLDYLQELGINVIWLSPVYQSPNDDNGYDISDYQAIMKEFGTMEDFDRMLGEAHARGIKIVMDLVVNHTSDEHAWFMESKKSKDNPYRDYYIWREGKDGREPNNWGSVFNGPAWEYDGNTDMYYLHMFSKKQPDLNWENSKVRDEVFSMMNWWCEKGIDGFRMDVISMISKAEGLPDGEVRDGLHGDASPYVQNGPHVHEYLQEMNRRVLSKYDLLTVGECAGVTIREAKRYASEKGTELNMVFQFEHMGLDGGEFSKWSDRKVKLTDLKANLSKWQNELEGTAWNSLYWTNHDQPRVVSRFGNDSVRYREVSAKMLATCLHMMQGTPYVYQGEELGMTNMEFNTVDDFCDIESINAYHEYVDSGKIDGETMMRYLRYKSRDNSRTPMQWNGGKNAGFSTGTPWMRVNPNYEDINAEEQVKREDSVFSYYKELIRLRKEKEIIVYGHYELLMPEDEKLFVYTRSLDNEKLLVICNFTEEETVFSMPDEFAGKKVLVGNYKGQEAASSIRLRPYEALVIEK
- a CDS encoding LacI family DNA-binding transcriptional regulator: MVRIKDIAREAGVSPTTVSNVIHGNTKKVSKANIDKIQRILEKNQYIPSMSALMLAENRSRLIGVLIGEREGKRRSIASDPFTSVILNSLELEIYRQNYYMLFHLANSQEESWKLAATWKVEGLITLGLSSEENLELSEKCQIPLVSIDNYYGEKKVANIGLQDFEGGYAMGRFLAEEGHKDILFLADNDVGVDHERWLGVQRAVGEYGAKGALAGRKIMPENRELRKAWLEDNLEELKSRDVLFFASDFYALEAIHFLQDKGIEIPGDVSVAGFDDSPYAEICRPEITTVRQNIMKKGQEAVKRLTSLIQGEEFKGQERLPVEVVIRDSVKRKRL
- a CDS encoding ABC transporter substrate-binding protein codes for the protein MKNRLLAAAALAGCALLMTGCGKKEENHLEIFSTKMENQAILQSFIDEYTQANPDVTIEFNSPPDASTVLRTKLTKNRVPDIIFMGGDMTFRDMSEAEILMDLSDMEEADRIKEAYKEQVYNLNPDQEEKLYGLPYATNAEGIIYNVDIFKEQGLEIPGTWDELMDVCEKLKNAGIQPFYFTLKDSWTGGPLWIPMTYDLAGMDFFLDRREGKTTFLGTHEEAAEKILTLIQYGQEDLLGKGYDDGNIDFANGKAAMMFQGNWAIPNIQKANPEVNLDMFALPVTNDENKNAIISGIDVMPTIYKDTKEEELAKDFISFIFRDEKVKAYIEDQFAFPSVDTVVQDNVSVAGVADKFAQGNIGDFADHYYPTGFDFTVTLQTFVSKQGDVEGFLKKLDKEYDKYNSF
- a CDS encoding carbohydrate ABC transporter permease produces the protein MKKNRAYMVIIIPMLVLFFTFHTFSFLKGIFYSFTDWKGYGTWDFVGLTNYLKLWGDEAIGDAYKFTFKYAICATILVNVISLLLALALNAKIKCKNALKAVYFLPYMLSALIVSFVFNFIFSNVLPDLGQKMGIGFLSTNILGQENLAWIGILVVGVWQAVAFNTIIYMSGLQTVDTDIYEASSIDGAGRWTTFWKMTFPLIAPFFTINMVLCVKNFLMVFDQIIAMTNGGPGTSTQSISVLIYKQGFSGAQYAYQSANAVIFFIVIAVISLFQTRVLEKREA
- a CDS encoding DUF5711 family protein; its protein translation is MEDNKTNEKRENMSSSKKAGPASGHKRKSHRRRRQQLKRILVAALVVIAVIIMAVVVIQRRTYHKYSVQSSAKNEDVQSAGYVQLGDCVLKYASDGASLLDQKQETVWKQSYEMTNPVADVRDETAVVADKEGTLMYIFKKEAPVGAVETSMPILKARVAKSGVVAAILQDGEKTWIDFYATDGSLIAENQTRIDSPGYPVDLAVSPDGKLIMISYLYVEDGQTTSYVAFYNFGDEGQGEIDNIVAGFTYEGVVVPQVVYLDGNVSAAFRDDGFSIYEGSSVPKEKTKKEIKTDIVSTFYNEKYVGLVFKSGGKDEKYTMTVYDLSGKEKFSRSFNMEYKNIRISDDMIIMNNDSQVSMYSMSGIEKFNGNMDEGVIKDIFKMDSNRYILVSENGIKTIKLK
- a CDS encoding CvpA family protein; the protein is MNWLNIIVLAVFVLCIMNGIRRGFIRTVAAMFSILVSIVLVYFLNPYVVDFVEEKTPIYDTIEEKCSESIAAGLEGELGEQDQTVFIEKLPLPESMKSILKESGESYGSSLADVFAGYLSSSIAHMIVNSLSFLVTFFVISLILQFAVAALDSIFSLPVLSLLNRTGGAAAGCIQGLLIVWVFFLVITLFWSTDWGRTAVEMAKENHITKWLYDSNLLLKFVSGFMKI